The region ATTTTGGGACATAGAACTTATGATGACTACACCTGCAAATGACATAATAGTTAGTCTACTTCTTTCTGAAGGTGGGGCCCAGGATGCCCACAAAGAAAACCCTGCAGGATATGCAACACCCTGAAATAGAATATGTTCATTCTAAACATTAATAAAATTCGTTACAGTGACAAAACCCAATGGAGGAGAGATATTTGAGTTATTAAACTAAACCAATTTACATTACCTGACATAGACCAATAATTACTCGAAGTGCGATGACAAGATAAGGACTGACTGTTGACGCGATTGGAATCAACAATGTAGCAACAGCTGATACTGCAGTAGTGGTTCCAAATATAATGCGCCCTCCATACTTTGTGACGATTACTCCAGCCGGCACGGAAGTAATTAGATAACCCCAATATACCGAGCTAAGTATCAAACCTTGAATTTCTTTCGACCAAATGAGATTTCCTTcctgattttagatattgaAAGTTGAATGTATTCTTTGGAATGTAAAAATGTTCTTTGCGATTGCGTTTTATATTTTTGGCTGTACCTCATATTTGGAGTTATGGCCAAAACTCAAATTTGATGAACACTTTACATCTTCATCATTGAACAAATTCCGCTCTGTTAAATCTTTCACAGCTGTCTGATTCACCATACAAACTATAGCCACACTAAGAGTAGTTCTTACAGCAGCCATAGAAAAAAATCCGAAAGAAGCTACGAATGCCAGAGCCAAACGTAACGAGCCAATCAATGTACCTAGATAATGGACCAAAACCTTCGAATGATGGCTGAATATCCCATATCGATATGTTGTTCAAATACAATGTATGTGGTATAATATACTTACCACCTTGAGTTTGATAAACCATGTTTCAGTTCACGATGCATGGACATCATATACACACGCAAAAAAGCACATGGCGCACAGATCAATTAACATATTGAATACCGACTGATACTTTTTCAGCACAAAAACATATAACAAGTTAAGAAGATTTATTTTCCCGTAGTAATTCTGtatagaaaatatgtaaatacacgtattacaataaataaataatcatcaaaaatataagtCCCCTGATTTATTACGGTTTAAATGAGTCCAATGACATCCATCAGTCCATCAGTCCATCAGTGTTCTATCAATCAGTGTCTTTGTTATAAGCCACATTTTCATTGCCAAATACATCCGTCGTTGATGCTCTGATTTCGCACGCTATATCGTCAGACTTATCATATTTCGCCCACGCCTGGACTTCCCCACTTCCAAAGATTAGATATATTAATGCACCAAATAATCCAATTCCAGTACAAGTGTAGAAAAATACCTGCCACTCAGCTCTTGTTTGctgtaaatattcaaaaaaggTACGTCCATGAtctataatgatttatttattgtcaAATCATGTATTATATTGCCTTCAACCAAACACACCGGGAATAAACAATATACAAGACGAGGTATTTTCAACTTACGTTTTTAGTTATGATTCCAACAATAACGGATCCAAGTACACCTGCCAGCGAAAATAAGGTTGATGCAATACCCATCAATAAACCGGCATATTTTGGGGCTATGTCGATTGTGCAAGAATAAGTCACGCTGTATGAACATCCTAACATAGCGAGACCAGTGATGAGAAGAATTAACGCCGCGACCACATGTGAGCAATCTAAGAATCCCAAAATAAAGATCAGGATGGCGGAAAAAGTCATACCTGAAAATGAACGACAAACTTGGTCAAAGGATAATTATGTGTTTAGATTTACTAGAATGGAATGAcacgatttagaaaaaaacccaCCAACACAGTAAAACACTTTCCGTACCCACGTGATCTTTAACGGAAATTTCCTAATGAGATAATCAGATATAAACCCGgatagaattagaaatagcCACATCATAGCAATcgttaatgatgaaaatactccattctgaaaaatgaaaacgttagaatctaaaaatcatcaTAGGAAATCAAGCAAATGCCGATCTTTCAAGATGTGACACTTACAGATTTTATATCAAGCTTAAGGACATCGTTTATATAAGATGGCACCGACAACAGAAATGTTAAGGTTAACCAACCTAAACTAAAGAATCCAATAAATATGGCCCACACAGCACCAGTCTTAACTGCCTTAGACCAAGGGACATCTCTAAATATCTACAAGGAATATGCAGCTCATTAAAGATAATTGTGGAATGTTTTTCACAGCCACCAGTATTTTAGACTTACTAATTCATTCTTCTTTTCCATCTGTCCGGCTAGAGAATcctgtatatattttttctctgCTGCTGAAATTCGGGGATGTTTCTCAGGGGAATCATAAACGATGATAAACCAGCATATACAACAAACACATGATATTCCACCAAATACGTAGAAAATTGATGGCCATCCGAAATATGCACATAAAACTCCGGAAACCATCTGGGTCACTACGCTTCCCATTTGGTTACCTGAAACTCCAGAAGTCTCGAAATATAAAAATTCTTGATTGTAAAAAAAACGTCTTCAAATTTGCACGTACCAGCGAAAGAAATGATAGCCAGTCTAGTTCTCTCTAGAGGTGGAGCCCACGCCGCCCATAACGCAGTTCCTGTGGGAAATGCAAAACCCTGAAATAGGAACATAATCAAAAACgtaaattttatcattattttgcGAAAAAAGGCGAAGGTAAAATTTTTTGGTAAGATCTACCTGACAAAGACCGATGATAAATCGAAGTGCGATGACAAGATAAGGACTAACTGTTGACGCGATTGGAATCAACAATGTAGCAACAGCTGATACTGCAGTAGTGGTTCCGAATGGGATACGACCTCCATACTTCGAAGCGATTATACCCGCCGGTAAAGAGGTCACTACATAACCCCAATATATCGAACTCAGTATTAGACCTTGCGTTTCTTTCAACCAAATGAAGCTTCCTTCCTGAATTGATGAGAAAATTCATGCAAACTACAATTCTACCATGAAATTTTGCAGGCTTTTTCACCGACATTTTTCGAATCAGTGACTGGCTTCCCATCagtgacattttcattttttggaatACATTTACACAAAAGTGAGTTAGCAATTTAGTATATAAGTTCTGCAAACCTGATAATTGGATTTGTAACCGAAACTCAAATTTGAGGAACATTTTACGGTGTCTTCATCATCATGCACAGTCCAATTTCCTTccgataactgtttaactgcAGTATGGTTAACCGCACAGACTATTGCTACGCTTATGGTAGCTCTTACAGCAGCCAGTGAAAAAAATCCGAAAGATACCGCGAGTGCCAGCGCCAAGCGGCATGATCCGATCCATttatctaatacataaatatataagtgAATCTATCAGGAATATCCCGGAAatagttttgaattttcatcatAATCTTTTAACTCACAGCCAGGGTTTTCATTCACCATGTTTTCTTTTCGATAGAAAAATTCGATACTTGGCTGTGTACTATTTGAGACCTAGTTACAACTCGTTCGTGAACTTcatagatatatatgtatgtaataCAAAAGAccttttgattgaaaaaaaaccatGTCATGCAAGTTCTCTGAAAATCTATTGTCTAAATAGGACATTAATGGCTGGCATGGCAAGATATCGGAATTGCTATACAGAGTGTACACTAGAACGAGttgattgatatgaatagCCTATGAAGAGCAAAAGCTCACGTTTGAGGTTTGAGGTATATGAGGGGCTACATGGTAATGGTGGCtgattatagaatattttatctaatatgtatttcacaaaataaTCGCTTTTTTGTTATTGGTATTTACGTATTATCTAGTTGAATATTATATAAGATTCGGGCCAAAATGTAAAATTCCTCATACGTATAACATGCAAATGAAGGGCACGCCGCCAGAACACAAATCAAGAAAAACCAGGCAAATTTCTCTACAAATCCGTTTTGGTTGAGCTAAAACAAACGAACTGTTTCTTGTTTCGGATAATCTATAGAAAAGTGTAGCAACATAAACTTTTTAAGTTTCTTTTGCAACCATTTTTTTTCGCCGATTATGGATCACTAAAATACAAAAAGATGCACTCCTTCGATCTACTGACATTTTTTGTGAAGGAACACGTAGCAAATGTTTTCGTGATACCGATCAGAATTCCAGCGTATTTCGGTACGATATCCACATGATTACATAGAATGACACTGACGACACAAGGATAATGCTATAAGTTGTTTGATGAAACGTATGTGACAAGTGCTGAGGGCAAGAACAAAATGGTGGAATGACTTTGTTCACTTTTTGTTCTGTGAAACAATGGACTCTAAGAGTCCATGGTGAAGCCTTCATTGCATTTTCATTCCTTGTAAGTGTAGTTGACTGAGATACCATAATCTACCGACACAATCAATTTCGTTTGACTGAACATAAGCGAATCTCTAATATTCGTGTATTTGATTAGCTGAAGTTACAGAAGTTATATGAATTAATAGAAGTGAATATTTACATGTATTATCATATGCATTCAACTAAAAAGACAACGTAACGCTCTAACAGATGAATACGATGAATAATGACGAGTGATTAACATAGGTTTCAATTGTAAATTGTCTTTACTGCATTTTCGGTCAGGCCGTGGTTTTCAACGATATTCGGGCTTAGTACGTAGATTCTAGTCTGCTAAGACTTCATAATCGTTATATCTAGCCCATGATTGGATTTCGCCGCTTCCTAGTATTATGTAAGCTGAAGCACCAAACAGTCCAATTCCTGAGCATATGTAGAAAAATATTTGCCATTCCACTCTTGattgctgaaaatataaactgGTGTTATATCTTAAACTCGTGTAGATAATTATTTAATAATCCTGATGACGATAAACATCACTTCACACTCACGTGTTTTGTAATGACTCCAGCGGTTGCCGGTCCAATTACACCTGCAACTGATGCAAATGTTACCGCGCAACCCACCAACAAACCAGCGTATTTTGGAGCTATATCAACTTCGTTACAAGAAGCTACGCCACAAGGGCCACCCAAACTCGCCATTCCAGtcaaaagagaaaataaaGCCAAACCGACGTCAGAACAATCGAAAGATCCCAAAATTAACAGCAAAAGGGACGTTAACGCCATACCTAAAACGAAACTTATTTCCTTAGTATAAGTATATGCCTTTCATTTGGGTATGGATGAAATATATTGTGTTCTACTTCTCACcagttgaaaaatatgttttccGTATGACTGTTATCTTATCGGGAAATCGTTTGATCAGAAAATCCGCTGAAATCCCCGAAATTACTAGGACGAGCCACATCATGCCATTGCAAAATGCTGAAAATGCTCCATTCTATGTATGAAAGATAAATCGTAGGTTATCAAATGATCATTGAGTGATTGAAGAATCAGGTGTTGGTTTACTTTTAGGAGGAACTAAATGTTTTGCTCACCGTCTTAATATCGAGCTTAAAGACTTCATTGATGTAGGATGGACCTGTCATCAGAAACGTGTTGTTCAACCAAACGAAACAAAATTTTGCTATGTGCAAACCCCAAACAGGACGAGACGTGAGTATTCTATACCAAGGAACATCTTCTAAGTTCTACAAGAAACATCTGATACCATTTTAAGTTCGTTAAGATTAAGTGAAGCGTATCAAATCTTAGCATGGTCTTTGAAAACGTACTAATTTATTCGTTTTTTCTATTTGTCCTGATTGAGAATCCTGAATGTGTTTTTTCTCTCCTGCTGATATTCGGGGATGTTCTTCCGGTGAATCATAGGCGATAATATACCAGCATACACACCAAACACATGACAATCCACCGAAAGTGTAGAAAATCGACGGCCATCCGAAGTATTCACAAAATAATCCAGAGACCAGTAGAGTCGCTACAGATCCAATTTGCACACCTGAATTCAGATCACTCGGTGTATTAGATGACTATTCCACTTATCATTGGGCCATATAAAACATATGATTACTACCTGCAAATGATATTGTAGTTAGTCTACTTCTTTCTGAAGGTGGGGCCCAGGATGCCCACAAAGAAAACCCTGCAGGATATGCAACAccctaaaatagaaattttcattccaaacatctataaattcattacaatgaCAAAATCCAAGCTGAAGGAGAGAAATTCTGACTTATTCAATTTAACCAAATCACATTACCTGACATAGACCAATGATCACTTGAAGTGCGATGACAAGATAGGGACTAACTGTTGTCGCAATGGGAATCAACAATGTAGCAACAGCTGATACTGCAGTAGTGGTTCCGAATATGATGCACCCTCCATACTTAGTGACGATTACTCCAGCCGGCACGGAAGTAATTAGATAACCCCAATATACCGAGCTAAGTATCAAACCTTGAATTTCTTTCGACCAAATGAGATTTCCTTcctgattttagatattgaaatttggaTATATTCGTTGAAATGTACTATTCTTCTTTGCGATTGACTTAAAATATTTCCTGTACCTCATAGTTGGATTTATGTTCGAAactcaaatttgaagaacaCTTTACATCTTCGTAATTGAAAGACCAATTGCCCTCTGTAAACTCTTTAACGGCTGTCTGGTTCACCATGCAAACTATCGCTACGCTTATGGTACTTCTTACAGCAGCCATAGAAAAAAATCCGAAAGAAGCCACGAATGCCAGAGTCAAACGTAACGAGCCAATCAATTTACCTAGGAGATGATGGACCAAAACCCTCGAATGCTAGATATCTCATATCGATTGTTATTCGAAATACGATGTATGTGGTGTATTATATACTTACCATCTTGAGTTTGATAAACCATGTTTCAATCCACGATATATGAACATCGTATAATACATAGGCGACGAAAACACATGACGCAAAGACAAATTaacatatatattgaatacCAACTAATACgtttagaatatttttcagcaTGAAAATTATAACTAGATCATTACCAACCGCGGTAATTATATATAGAAACCaccgcaataaaatttgtaatcggttcatttctatacctgccgggtctgttatggatAGCCTTTTCATGATTCTAAAAAGTAATGTAAAGGGTGGATGGGCGAGCGACCAGGTCAACTTTGCAAGCTCACCAGGTAGGGGAAACAAGGTATAAGtttttttatgtaaattaatcatcaaaataagTTCCCTGATTTACTATGGTATGAACGAATCCCAATGACACCCATCAGTCCATCAATGTTCAATCAATCATTGCCTGTTATAAGCCAGTCATTTTCCACTTGATTCGTCGTTGATGCTCTGGTGTTGCATGCAATGTCGTTAGACTCATCATTCCTCGGTCACGCTTGGACTCCGCCGCTTCAAATAGTCTAATTCCAGtataaatgtagaaaaatgTCTGCCACTCAGCTTTTGTTTGATGCAAATATTTAAAGAGGAGCACGTTTTTGATCtatgatgatttatttattgtcaAATCTTGTATCATACTTCAATCAAACAACAGGGAGTAAACAATTTAGATGagttattttcaatcattgtCTCTGTTATAAGccagattttcattttcaactgcGTTCGTCATTGAATCTCTGGTGTCAAATACGATGTCATCATACTCATCATTCTTCGCCCACTCCTGGACTTCCCCACTTCCAAAGACTACGTATAACAAAGCACCGAATAGTCCAATTCCAGTACAAATGTAGAAAAATATTTGCCACTCAGCCCTTGTTTgctgtgaatattttaagaaagATACGTCTATGATCTACAGCAGTCTCTGGTAAACCGGTGCCGGACTTATCCGGTAATTCGTCAATTAGGTAAAAGTAACATAAgatttccattttaatacatatATTTCGCCTAGACCGGCATGACTCTTATCGGTAATCCATCTCGCCCTAGTCCGGTAAaatttttacttcattttcattcatttaccGTCTAAACCGGTAAATCGTAACGGCTCTCGGCCAATGATTAAGCACTATCAATCTCAATCTCTGTAGGTGATTCATACTAGGCATGTTACTCGCGTATGGTATTGCAGAATGCCTACCCTCATTGGCGTAAATCTTGG is a window of Tubulanus polymorphus chromosome 2, tnTubPoly1.2, whole genome shotgun sequence DNA encoding:
- the LOC141899078 gene encoding sialin-like, translating into MAAVRTTLSVAIVCMVNQTAVKDLTERNLFNDEDVKCSSNLSFGHNSKYEEGNLIWSKEIQGLILSSVYWGYLITSVPAGVIVTKYGGRIIFGTTTAVSAVATLLIPIASTVSPYLVIALRVIIGLCQGVAYPAGFSLWASWAPPSERSRLTIMSFAGVVIISSMSQNMYNTTLLVSGLFCDYFGWPSIFYTFGGLSCVWCVCWFIIAYDSPEEHPRISAAEKKHIQDSLSGQIEKTNKLKLEDVPWYRILTSRPVWGLHIGKFCFAWLNKTFLMIAPSYINEVLKLDIKSVSKIFSSS
- the LOC141899944 gene encoding sialin-like, with amino-acid sequence MVNENPGYKWIGSCRLALALAVSFGFFSLAAVRATISVAIVCAVNHTAVKQLSEGNWTVHDDEDTVKCSSNLSFGYKSNYQEGSFIWLKETQGLILSSIYWGYVVTSLPAGIIASKYGGRIPFGTTTAVSAVATLLIPIASTVSPYLVIALRFIIGLCQGFAFPTGTALWAAWAPPLERTRLAIISFAGNQMGSVVTQMVSGVLCAYFGWPSIFYVFGGISCVCCICWFIIVYDSPEKHPRISAAEKKYIQDSLAGQMEKKNELIFRDVPWSKAVKTGAVWAIFIGFFSLGWLTLTFLLSVPSYINDVLKLDIKSNGVFSSLTIAMMWLFLILSGFISDYLIRKFPLKITWVRKVFYCVGMTFSAILIFILGFLDCSHVVAALILLITGLAMLGCSYSVTYSCTIDIAPKYAGLLMGIASTLFSLAGVLGSVIVGIITKNQTRAEWQVFFYTCTGIGLFGALIYLIFGSGEVQAWAKYDKSDDIACEIRASTTDVFGNENVAYNKDTD
- the LOC141899079 gene encoding vesicular glutamate transporter 1-like; translation: MVYQTQDGLILSSVYWGYLITSVPAGVIVTKYGGCIIFGTTTAVSAVATLLIPIATTVSPYLVIALQVIIGLCQGVAYPAGFSLWASWAPPSERSRLTTISFAGVQIGSVATLLVSGLFCEYFGWPSIFYTFGGLSCVWCVCWYIIAYDSPEEHPRISAGEKKHIQDSQSGQIEKTNKLNLEDVPWYRILTSRPVWGLHIAKFCFVWLNNTFLMTGPSYINEVFKLDIKTNGAFSAFCNGMMWLVLVISGISADFLIKRFPDKITVIRKTYFSTGEK